ataagcTCACAAttatgtgttataaagtcagaattgtgagatatacagttgcaattgctagaaaaaaagtcagaattgcgaaatataagcTCACAATTGCGCATTATAAAGTCTTATTacgactttatctcgcaattccgactttttctcgcaattgctaAGTTtcatcacaattctgactttataactcgcaattctgacttttttctcaaaattgcgagataacacaattgtgagatttaaactagcaattgtgagataaaagtcagaatctgactttataacacaattgctAGTtcaaatctcacaattctgagaaaaaaagtcagaattttgagataaaaattgacaaatacttttttttttatttagtggtggaaacaagtttccataccatattctcactatattatattgtatggGGTATAAAATATATGGGCCTGATGTATTAAAggttattaaattaaatgatacTCAACtcttggtcccactttatattatgtggcattaactactatgtacttacatttaaattaatcatttgatacaatgcacttattgtgtacatacattgtacttatattttaaaaacacctgcatgtaattacatctgtaattaatttctgtaattacatttataattacactgttgacccatcccttacacctaacccctacccttaaacctacccataccaccaaagctttccctaaccttacccgtatcccacctcaaaagcagcaaaagtgttttgcaattcaatatgaacccaataagtacattgtacttattttttgatgtaagtacatagtagttaaggccacttaatataaagtgggatcCAActcttgttgttgtttttttagtttGTCTAAAGGTTAACGAAACTCTtccatttcataaaaaaaaggaTTTATTTGACTATTATTTCATGTGCTGCTTTACAAGATTAACCCCTAATGTACAGATAAAGGGATACATAGAGAAGAAAGCtgttatatcattttttttattattttaaaaattttttccGTTTTTGTTTTCACCATTCTTGTGCAAATGTAGTCTTCTGTTGATACATTGATCTGTTTGATGTAATTAAGTTATGGAATGCATCATATTTCAGGCTTAGTTTCAGCCAGTTTCTCTCTTTCGTCTTTCGGCAGCTGGTATAAGGACGGCGAGCAGCTGCTGACATCCATTCCTGGCTATATTGTAATTAAAGATCGGGACCTGCGGCTCGTGGCCAACGAATTCAACGAAGGCACGTACACCTGCCGCATCCATCGGCGCGGTAACGTGGTCTCTGCCAACTCCTGGGCCATCcggctgaagccagagcagtcCTCCAACAACAGCTGATGGGAGTGACTGACGCTGGACGTATTGACACTTGCTCTACCTCCAGGGATCAAGACCACTCAGACCTGCTCTCCTCCGCTGCAGCGCACACATCTCTGTTTGGCGGTCATAATGGACAACCTGCACAAGCAGTGGATCCTGACCTTCGTAACTCTAAGGTCCCATATTGTCCAAGACAATATTTGGAAGGACCACCAAATGGATTTCCTGTTGTACTTCTGCTGCACAACGACAAAGGtgcttgtttttttattaacataaatGGCACTTCTGAGGTATAATAAATAGTTTCATAGATGCTTAAAATTTGCCATTATAAACATTTTAGATCAATTGAGGGCAAAACGAATTTTGTTTGCACGGGTACAATTTCATTCTCTGCAGTGAAAAAAGATCAGTATTGCACGTGAAGTCCCTGATTTTTAGTGGTTTTAAGggctgttcacaccaaggactataacaatgttttattaatcttTCTAATTCTATGAGATTATGAAATTCCACACCACAGCGATAACGATAACGACACAAGTCAAACTCAAGTCaagtatagcgcttttcacaaatacacattgtttcaaagcagctttacagaaaatcatgatgttaatgtttataatatcttaatttcttcatgccttgtATTCGCATTCAGCAGATTCCCAGCTAACAAGGAATGCtctcagaactttggctaatgttctggcaaggttctctcaaagatatgaacaaacattattccagtaacattaatgtTCAAAATTATCTAGTCTTTAGAGGCCCCTTTTACAACATGCAATATAAGTCTCTTATAATAtatgtttcagctcaaaataccccacagctcatttattatagcttgtcaaatttgcccctatttgggtgtgagcaaaaacacaccgtttttgtgcatgtccctttaaatgcaaatgagctgctgctccccgccccctttccagaagagggcggagctttaacagctcaacaacaacaaagctggagaatctcacgcagccaaaatgaggattgtaagtaacggtgttcagccttacattgttcaaactggagtcgacactgatggagagactcaggaagaagttactaCTTTTAGGataaaactggacgtttctgaacagcgttgaattgaccctcgtttgtgaagcagtccggtgtaaagacaacaacactctactacaacaactcttcctcttctctaaagcagcccaacatggcctcaccccctttgttgtttgttctcaggggcggggtttatgtaaattttagggttagtgatgtcagaAACTCGTTGTAGTCTCTatcagccgtttgttgtagtccttaaacagcaatttctgtaaaagaaaatatctctctttgcattgaactttgagtgtcgtaactttgcagatgttgtttatgctcaaacagcaacattacacactaactaaagataaaaaagttaaatcataatcaaccacccctatAATaacgttttatatatatatataaaaaaaaaaaaaacattagcacaaaacatttatacatcattcatggaacgttttttttttttctttaaatgttttacttggATGTTCATTcaacattttgtaaatgtaactacttgttttagaatgtttagagaacattcaaaagtagcATTTCCATAATGTTTGCATTATGATAAAATAATGCAAACATTCGGATAAccaagaaattaaaaaaaaaataataataaaaacagggCATTTTTAACTTCATTGTTAATCTTTGCAACAATACAAGCAAAAAAAGCAGGTGAGATTTGCTATATACTATATATCGTAAGTGTACTGTGTGTATGTGGATAAAGttagatataataaaataatttataactttatacACAGGAACAATATAATTGGAATCATTCAgtgtttttttccagctgatgcatgataaaaactttgacagccaatcagaatccacctgACTTTAAAGAGCTGGATcatttaaagcagcagatgACAAAACCGCACAGCGCTTACAAAATCCCTTTCAagggaaagtctgttcactcgacggccatatttgcaatgcctcCAGGCAGCTGTTTTGGCCATCCAAgacctatctatttgaatggaggaatcctgaaatctcaaactGCTTGGCAAACTCACAGTTAAATAACATATtccaaatcagcaacaaaatctgacatgaactgtcccataaatgtttttttttttttttatgctcaaatagcgttaaaaaaagcttatttttcaggctagacgagtcaatgcacatgtgcagtcctaagcgcgagtctcaggtttctatgggaaccggagcttctaacagcagctgcagtgacgcaatgactttatcaatcagcgattgaCTCTTTTACTTAGAAAGCGGGACGtgttctcccattcataactaataaGAGTGAACTGTCTTTCTGTATCTATAGTCATTCTTTGGCATTTGTAATAAACAGAATGTTGGTGTGGAGGCCAGTATAGTTAtctttcttggtgtgaatgggcctttaaccaatttgttgattattttattattattattgtagttTATTTCATTCACTCTATGAATAGGAGCCCTTCAGTTGAGAAGCACTTCGAGGCAGACGTGGATCTGTGACTGACAGATATGAGAACTGTAGCTTATGAAACTTTTCTTACTACGTCATGGACTCATGAATGCCTTTCCCCAAGACATGATTTTACAAAGAGTTCAGACACGTGTCGTGAAGGGCCTGCCATCTACAGTAGGAAATATGGCCTTGTTTACATGTGCTGCTTGATTCCTACTGTACACCTGGGGCGACTGAAGTGATGCAGCTGCTAGAACTAGTTATAGAATTTGGGAAGCAGAAATGTAACTGATGTTATGCCCATTGAACTATTCAGAAATGAGAGGTTAATGTTATCTTTTTCTAAAAGCTTACATTATTGGACATTAAAGGTTCATATTGTGTGTCTTCTTTCCCCGTAAATGAGTAATAACACACCACAAGACAAATGTTGTATTCTTTCAATATGGTTTAGTGATTCACTGGCATTATTGTTCACAGTTCTTTTGATTCCCAAACAAATCAAGTCTTAATAATGTTCCTGACAACAGTCATCTTTTTGTCTGCTGGCAAACATGTACAGTAATCCTACTGTCGTCTTCCTGTCCTACGCAAACATGTAAACAAACAGGTCCTCGTAGCCTTTCGTGTTAACACTGTTCCTTCACTGGGCTTGGGTAATGTAAACATTCAGCAGGCAAGTCCTTTCCAAAAAGGCTGGGACCCGTGCCACAGAATAGCACAGGGTTTAAATGGAGGTGCCAGACGCTGTCACTGCCAGGCCACAAAATTATTACTTCACATCGGAGTCTGAGAGAGAGTTCATATGAGGAGAAACCGCTAATGAACTTCAGCAGAAACATAAAAAAGGACAGAAAGACAAATTAATGTTCAAAACGTACGAgtgaaaaataaaactggacTTTGAGACTAAATACAGTGAGAAATAACCATACAGAGACGACTGATCCCGGGATCTCTCCCTCATCCCGGAATTAGTCTCAAATTTGGCCCCTGTTCAAGTATGAAAAGATCTAGACAATGAAGGCAGGTGAGGGTGAGTTTTATGCACAACCGAGAATGAGATTATGTGCaaacagaccaaaaaaaaagaaaaaagaagcactAAAATGCATAATTATTCAAGGTCCAGGCTGAATACGAAATGTATCCAAGGAATAGGCCAACAATATGAAGCCTTTTGGTTTAGTGGTGTGTGGCAAATCTCTCTGAAGCGAGACGGAGACGTGGGATCAAAACCTTTAGAAAGTACGGGTGGAATAATTTGGTCACTATTGTGCATTTCGTAAACGCGGGTTCAATGCATTTTCCTCATTCAAATAAATCTTAAGCTAGTCCATCCTTCATTTATATTCTTGGCTGTTCACAATGGCTTTAAGAAAGCATATAAAACACAAACGATGTGGAAAAACTCCAACAGCTGCTTTCTAGAAACATGCATCCTAGTCCTCCTCATCTTTGTCTGCGCcgctgtgatgatgatgatgatgatgatgatgaggaggaggaggcgaGAAGAATGGTGAAGAGGTGAAGAAGGGAAGACGGAAGGTGGGGGACGGAGAGCGCTCCTCGCGTACGGGACTGCTGCTGGGGCTTTGTCTGGGACTGATGGCCTGTAACATCCGTCCTCTTCCCTCCTTCAACATGTGCTTCTGTTAGACACATAATACATGATATTAGAGAATTTTATCTGTGGACAGGAACATGTTTTAAGAAATAAGTGAAATGAAAATGTACTCGtatttgtaaagcttttctCCACTATAGCGTTTAAATTTATTTTGCGTATATTCAAAAATGGTGTGTGACGTTGCTGCAGATATGACTCCAAATGTAATTAGCTCTTGTGGATTATCAGTAGATGACAACTCAAATTTGGGCTATTGTATGACTAGAGAAGActtttttttgtcctgtttgAAGTAGTAAATAGTGCATCATAGGGCTGCAAGATGACTCGAATTAAAATCGAAATCCCGATATGGCTTAGTGTGATTATCGAAACACAAAGGCTGCactttatttgaataaatatcagAGGCGttgtgtttcagagtgaagcGCAGCACTGTGATCTTTtttggttcaaccttaatgttatgaagcgacgagaatactttttgtgcacaaaaacaaaacgacttaagagaagaaattgttaaaagttattttgtttttgtgcacaaaaagtattctcgtcgcttcataacattaaaggtgccctagaatcaaaaattgaatttacctcggcatagttgaataagaagagttcagtacatggaaatgacatacagtgagtctcaaactccattgtttcctccttatatacagtacagtccaaaagtctggaaccactaagatttttaatgtttttaaaagaagtttcgtctgctcaccaaggctacatttatttaattaaaaatacagtaaaaaacagtaatattgtgaaatattattacaatttaaaataactgttttctatttgaatatatttgacaaagtaatttattcctgtgatgcaaagctgaattttcagcatcattactccagtcttcagtgtcacatgatccttcagaaatcattctaatatgctgatctgctgctcaagaaacatttaatgtgtacaattgtacaaaatatttgtgtacaatattttttttcaggattatttgacgaatagaaagttcaaaagaacagtgtttatctgaaatctaatcttttgtaacattataaatgtctttactgccacttttgattgatttaatacatccttgctgaataaaagtattcatttctttaatttcttttcaaaaaaaaataaaaattcttactgaccccaaacttttgaacggtagtgtataatgctacagaagctttgtatttcagataaatgctgttcttttgaactttctattcatcaaggaatcctgaaaaaaaaaagtacacaactgttttcaacattgaaaataatcataaatgtttattgagcagcaaatcagcatattagaatgatttctgaaggatcatgtgacactgaagactggagtaacgatgctgaaaattcagctttgcatcacaggaataaattactttgtcaaatatatttaaatagtacacagttattttaaattgtaataatatttcacaatattactgttttttactgtttttttaattaaataaatgtagccttggtgagcagacgaaacttcttttaaaaacattaaaaatcttagtggttccaaacttttggactgtactgtaaatttaatttgtttataagacctctgaagaacaggcaaatctcaacataacaccgactgttacgtaacagtcgggatcattaatatgtacgccccaatattcgcatatgccagcccatgttcaaggcattagacaagccagtattaacgtctggatctgtgcacagctgaatcatcagactaggtaagcaagcaagaacaacagcgaaaaatggcagatggagcaataataactgacatgatccatgattacatgatatttttagtgatatttgtaaattgtctttctaaatgtttcgttagcatgttgccaatgtactgttaaatgtggttaaagttaccattgtttcttactgtattcacggagacaagagccgtcgctattttcatttttaaacacttgcagtctgtataattcataaacacaatttcattctttataaatctctccaacagtgtgtaatgttagctttagcaacggagcatactatcaaactcattcagaatcaaatgtaaacatccaaataaatactatactcgcatgatccgacgcatgcatgcagtatgcatgacgaacatcttgtaaagatccatttgagggttatattagctgtgtgaactttgtaaatgcactgtagtATAGTCAAGAGCTCAGGGGGGGCAAGGagtgcgcgatttaaaggggccgcagcctgaatcggtgcatagttaatgatgccccaaataggcagttaaaaaaattcattaaaaaaaaatgtatggggtattttgagctgaaacttcacagacacattcaggggacatcttagacttatattacatcttgtaaaaactggttctagggcacctttttgtagtcacatgaactgttttaacaattttaataattgctgcctgtggttcagaaacccttggatttcatcaaaaatatcttaatttgtgttctgaagatggaCAAAGGTCTTTGAAtgtgtgtggaacgacatgagggagagtaattaatgacagaaaatttcacccaaaaatgttgatgtaaccaaacaaaaaacatactatggaagtcaatggggtccatcaactgtttggttacaggcattcatcaaaatatcttcttttgtgtttagcagaagaaagaaattcatacaggtttggaacaacttcaggATGAGAAAATgatagatttttcatttttgcctAAACTATTGCTTTACGGCAGGGAttctcaactctggccctcgAGGTCCACTTTCCTACAGAGTTTTGCCCCAACCTTGATCAAAATCACCCATCTGTGACTTTCTAGTactcctgaagaccttgattagcttgttcaggtgtgtttgattagggttggagctgatctctgcaggaaagtggacctCGAATGCCAGAGTTGAGAACTCATGCTCTACATACTAAAACATCAATCTCTGAGATGTATGGAATAGCTGCACACGTCCAGACTCACCAGCGCCCCATCAGGCCCGAACATCTGCAGGAAGTTCCCGATGAATTCGCGTGACTTCTCCTCCCATTTCTGAATGAGGTCGATACCCTTTTCCTCCACCTTCTGCACAAACTCTTTACTCTTTTCCTCCACATCTCGGACCTTCTGCTTCACCTTATCGACGTGCTCCTGAAGGTGGTACTTCTTCTCCTGggaaaaaagagaaacagaGTCAAGTTGCTTTCAGAAGAACTATTTCCTTTCAATGGCTTTAATAAAAGATGTTAGTGTGTAGtcaagcacacacacattgatGAAGCTGACGTTCAGTTCTTTCGCAGTGTAGCCTCTCTGGAGGTTGCGGCGCACGTAAACGTCATAGTCACGTACGATTCGTGTGATTATGTCGGATGTGGAGATGCCTTCCGTTCTCTGAGTCGGTGCGAACATGCCTTAAAAAAGAGAATTTCAAGAACAAATCTGGTGATTCTGCTGacaaataaaaactgatttaTTGTCTACCTTAACTGTATTATGCAGAAGTTTTTGATATCTACCTGCGTCCTTTATATGTTTGTAAACATCATCACTTCCTGCTGAGATGTATGGAATGTCGTCATGGGCGACAAAGTCTATCTAGGGAGAACATGTCATCATGTCAGTGTTTATTAAGACtatggctgcatctgaaatcgcatacttcccaagtatatagtaggtgaaaaacagtatgtgacaaaagaattATTTCCGAATTCACAGTAAAGAGTAGGCAGAAAGTtcccagatgacctactacttctttcatcaagattctgaagtgtgcatatgatgacactttactatcccatgaggccacgggagaggatttgtgaattgCGGTAAAGTGAcacaactgacgctggtaggtcacgtaATAAGGGCAACATGGTTAATGTAGTACgtccggattacattcatactacacacactctacaaacaacatacttttttagtggtcgtgaagtaattacttattcaaaataagtatcTACTAAagagagtatgcgattttggaCGCAGCCAATCTCTTTCCCACTGAGTTAGACAGTAATACTGAACCACATACAGGTCAAAATCTGAAATCagttcaaaaaatatttatcttaATGATTGGTAacgctttattttacagtgccgtagttacacgttactacatgtacttactatagtaataatagtaaattatgcataattacaggtaactaaccctaaaccaaaccctaactgtaTATAGTaatacatgtagttaattaatagtactcagtacttatgagtaattacaatgtaactatggcactaaaataaagtgtaacctaatGATTTATTGTACTTttgttgtaaattattttttaatgttaaagaaTAAGGTAACACTATTTTACACTGTCCATGTTACACGATACGTGTACTTactatgcataattacaagcgactaaccctaaaccaaacctaaCTCTACCCCATAATAAGTAAATGTAGTTAATTAAAATTACtcatttcggtaacactttattttagtgtcactgttacatatgttacatgtagttactatagtaataactataaattatgtataattaaatgcaactaaccctaaaccaagtagtaagtacatgtagttacttgaTATTACTCTGTACTTAAATGATTagttacagtgtaacaaagactccttaaaataaagtgaaaacaaacCCACATTTGTTATTTGTGTAATCATGATTACCTtattgtaacactttacaataaggttcattagttaacattagttaaccacattagttaacatgaactaataatgaactgcacttctacagcatttattaatcatagttaatttcaacatttactaatacattattaaaatcaagagttgtgtttgttaacattagttaatgcactgtgaagtaacatgaacaaactatgaacaacagtatttttattaactaacacgTCAGAACTTTTTCAATATTGTAATTGTCTGCTGCTAGATCTCTTCTGCGAAGCCATGAACAAGTGTCTATATGGTTTTTTACCTGATCTTGGATCAGTTCTATACATTGgtagacatttttaaagaaacatttgTCCAATAGAGTGAagagtttaaaggattagtccacttttaaatacacttttcctaataaatttactcacccccatgtcatccaagatgttcatgtctttctttcgtcagtcgaaaagaaatgaaggtttttgatgaaaacattccaggatacagtggatttcaatggctaccaacagattgaaggtctaaattacagtttcagtgcagcttcaaggcctttaaacgataccagatgagtaataagggtcttatctagcgaatcgatcggtcattttcgaaaaaaatacaaccgtttatgctttttaaacaaaatatcgcattgaacgtacttgccgcttccgcattcttcataacgcttacgctgaatgtcctacgccttccctattctacttacggaacgaacgcggcgccagtttcgtttttttccataacttgaatagggaaggcgtaggacattcagcgtaagcgttatgaagaatgcggaagcggaaagtacgttcaatgcgattttttgtttataaagcataaacggttgtattttttttcgaaaatgaccgatcgattcgctagataagacccttattactcatctgggatcgtttaaagcctttgaagctgcactgaaactgtaattttgaccttcaatctgttggtagccattgaaatccactgtaaggagaaaaatcctggaatgatttcctcAAAAGCCTTCATTTcctttcgactgacgaaagaaagacatgaacatcttggatgacatgggggtgagtaaatttatcaggaaaagtgtatttaaaagtggactaatcctttaagttaatAGTCTCTTATTGGCCTGATTAACCAAGCTCTccgtaaaacaaacaaacaaacaaacaaaaaaagccatacaatttaataaaataacccACATTTTACAGACACTTCATATTTAATGGTATTAGATGACttgctaattgcatttaatagattacattttcaataaaacatttgcaattgGTTTGTAAAGGTGTATTTATGCATGCTTTGGttgagtttttgttgcatttacaccgTTCTGACCAGCAGGTGTCACCAGCGTGTGGCGTTTCGAGCGTTTtgaacagtgaatcattttgtgAAGAAACTGGTCCAGTTAATTCAAACTTTCTCCCCTCACTACTTAACAGACGTGTTCCCTGTGAGTTGTTGTTGAATGGAAAATAACTGCAGAAAGATTCTTCACATGGTTGAGAaggacatgaaggtgagtaaataaataacactttttcacttttttgagtgaactatccctttaaccacaACATGTTAACAGTTACACACCTCACAATGTCCTGTGGTAACCTTCGGAAATTCATATTTGGAAGACGCTTTTCCCCCAAAACGTTCAAGCTATATGTTTGATCAGTTCATGCACTCCCTggaaatcaaacccatgacctctGGCATTGCTAGCGCCATGCTTTACTGGCTGAGCCACAGGAATGGAAATACGTCATTGCCATCTGGATACTCACTCTGTGCTCGGCCAGAAATTCTGGAGTCAGCGTCCACGGAGCGTTGCGGACCACCTCATCGACGTACCGACAGTGACTCACTGCGTCGTAACGTTCATCCTCGTTCATGACAGTGAAACCCTTAAATTTATGCGTCAAATCGTCGCTGCACACTGAAAGACAAACACATTACTGTAACACTTTactcattattagttaatgcaatatataatgttaactaatggaaCCTTATCATAAAGTGTTAATTTTGTAATTCTGTTTGGTGACACTAGTGGCACAAATGAAACGAAGAG
The Megalobrama amblycephala isolate DHTTF-2021 linkage group LG19, ASM1881202v1, whole genome shotgun sequence DNA segment above includes these coding regions:
- the pcyt1ab gene encoding phosphate cytidylyltransferase 1A, choline b; translation: MSSTHDTEERSAEGGNQLPNRGMDAHSSGLGRKRKREESNGEIREAECFRKIPRRTLGLSEPAPFSDELVAAKTPYVRVSMEEARRGTPEDRPVRVYADGIFDMFHSGHARALMQAKCLFPNTHLIVGVCSDDLTHKFKGFTVMNEDERYDAVSHCRYVDEVVRNAPWTLTPEFLAEHRIDFVAHDDIPYISAGSDDVYKHIKDAGMFAPTQRTEGISTSDIITRIVRDYDVYVRRNLQRGYTAKELNVSFINEKKYHLQEHVDKVKQKVRDVEEKSKEFVQKVEEKGIDLIQKWEEKSREFIGNFLQMFGPDGALKHMLKEGRGRMLQAISPRQSPSSSPVREERSPSPTFRLPFFTSSPFFSPPPPHHHHHHHHHSGADKDEED